DNA sequence from the Glycine soja cultivar W05 chromosome 18, ASM419377v2, whole genome shotgun sequence genome:
ATGTAAAGCTTTTGAATGTTCATCATTGCAACAAACATTCACTGGTTCGAAATTTGCAGAAAGGAAAATTCTTTGACAGAATCGAAATGCTGAAAGTAACTTGACAAGGGAAGATAAATTGCAGAATTAAAAGGCTCAACgagttcattcgatcgaatgaaccatttaaaagaCAGGAATTCTAAAGTGAAATGAAAAATGCATTGCATTTGAAATGTAAAGTTTACAGAAACTTAAAATGGTTCACAAACATACATTCTCCTTGCGTACTCGTTTCTCTCTGCGCTGGGTACTTTGAGTATATAAGGATTTGTATAAATGATTTGCGACCCCGAAATCTGACTAACAActgctatatatagacatttaaaaataaactgcCCTAACGGTCGAACATTATCCTAACGCCAAGTGTCCTGCTACGTACACCTGGCATACACATAACTGCTCCTTAGAACGGTTATCCACATTGCTCGAAGTCGAActgattttgtgaagttttgTCAAAAATTACGCTAAGTCCAGAAATCTTGCTGCATTGCCTTCGACTCGACCATACGCCCGCTCGACTCGCCCAATGGTTCGAAGCCTACCTTCTTGTCTTTTCGATTCGAACAGTATCTAACAAAATTCGTATTTAGAGCATATTTTTAGCTCATCAAAAATATGGGCTAACAATAACGAGCTCGTTAAACTTGGTTTATGAATCAAATGAGCTGAACTTGAGCTAAAAATTGCGTTCGTTAAATAAATGAGCCGAACTTGAGTTCACCTACATGTAGTTCGACTCATTTGGTTCATGAATTAAATCGATATAGTTGATCTGCATATAGGATTCTGCTCCACTACTCTACGTTTCTATTATTGTTAGAGTATTagtcacaaaatttaaaataaaatgcataattattttttcacacaaaatcatatatataatatatatcatttacTAATGTAACGCattgtaattataaataaataaataattaaatacatatgATCTGTGTGGGGTGGGATGACTACTATAATACTTATACCCACATAAATTTACGAATAAATATGCATCCTAATATACATGCTTAAATATACTTTTGGTCCTTGATAAATACATGATTTTTGTGTTTGgttcttgataaaaaaattcgGATTGGATccctgatattttaaaaaatttgtcttAGGTTCCTAGCGTTAGTTCGTAATCATTAATGGCCTATGTGACCATTAGTCGACCACGCGGGCATGCCACGTGTGGTGTCAAATGTGATTTTTCTCTAACTGGGATTACAcgtggaaaaaaatatttattttttaattaaaaatgacatcATTCTGCTAGCTCCTTCTTCCCcctccttcttcctcttttctgCAACCTCTACACGCACCACTGCCACCATCGAACAATGACCCACACCCGAAACATCATTTCTTCTCCGATCGCAAATACAAACCCAGAACATCTAACTTCCTCGGAACTCCACTCGGATTTCCTCAAAAGGGAATCGAAAATGGCAGAAAAAATAGAGGAACTTACAGAGTCATCGTTCGATGTGGAGGGGTTGGTGGTGAAGAGGATTGAAAGGGTGGCaatgaaaagaagagaaaatatggCAGAGATGAAGATCCGAATCGAGAACAAGCTACAAAAACTAGAACCACCTTTGCCTCCTCTCGCGACAACCGCCATTGGATATTGAAATTAGCACCAAAGAACGTTGCTTTGGTAACTATGGAGAGCAGAGTCAGATCCAAGAATTTGAAGAATCTGTGTTAAAAAGCCTTTTGATGTATCACTATATGTCTAATATTAACAAATTGTTAGTGGTTTGTGCTCTTAGGGGGCATGCTAAGTCAATTTTGTGTTTGGCAGTGGTTTTGGATTTGGTGTGTAGTGGTTCGGAGGACAAAGCGGTGAGTATTTGGAGAGGGGTTCAGAAGGAGTATTTGTGTTTAGTTGATACACACCTTCAGGACGTCATTTTGtactttttttgaaaaaaaaaaaacctttttttcaCGTGTAGTTCCAGTCAGAGAAAAATCACATGTGGCATCACACTTGGCATGCTTGTGTGGCCGATTAATAGTCATGTAGGCAATTAACGATTACAAACTAATGACAGGGGTGTAAgacaaattttttgaaatattagggactcaattcaaaaaaagaattatcagagaccaaacacaaaaaacatgtatttacttgggacaaaaatatatttaacccataaataaataattaaatacatatgACATGTACCGGGTGGAATGACTATTATAATACCCATGCCCACGTAAATTTATAGATAGATATGCATCTCAATATTAAGGTAATTAGCCTCCCcacttataaatattttttacgaATACCCATAACATCCTAGTACACTTTCCATCCTTAGTTTTGATCCCCCAAACCATCATATTATTCAAATGGAAACTCTCCCGCAAAAGTTATGTCTTGAACAAGAAAATAGTGTTAAGATgagtaaaaatgcaaaaaattaaCCAAACTTAACACTTGATCAATTAGGCCCAATAACACAAAACTCAACCATGAAgtaaatgaagtaaaaaaaaaccacAATATGTCAATTATGTACAAAATGAATCACTTATTAATGCTTAATAATGCTCTATCACATACATGCCCAACACATGCATCTCCCTCTAAGCCCAAACGTCAACAGAATAACAAACAACTGATGAGCGAAAAGTCTTGATTTATTTGACAGTTTTTGACTAAATGAAATTGCCTGAAACTTGCTCATTACAATTCATCTGACTTCACAAAAATGATGAGGACAAAGTCCATCTCACCAAAGATGTGATAATTACAATGGATCCTTGgaattatctttttcttttctctagtCGCATTACACTATTAGGATATATATGATCTACAAATATTACAACCAGATTCCCATAATATGTCCAtgaagtgaaataaaataatttttacaatattctttaaattttaaattcatcaacacaaaataaatatgatagtttaatttagttaaatttaaaatagttgtaattaagtaaaaaagaaatagagtaaACATTCAGTTCatcctttgaaaaataaatcactTACTTAagtttttaaagtaaataaaaaccaaagttactaaataatttttaatattacaaaaaaaattattcctttaGTCATTTTCCTCCTGGCTATAAAATGTCGCGGGGTTATTTGGTCACTTTCTTTTAGGAACTAAATTGAGTTAAGTATTGgaaatttacttaaaattttaatataaaacaccaaaaatataagaatttgcAACTAGAGATAACAAAAAAGTCCACACTCAACGAATAAAATACGCCATGAATAAAAGATAGATAGTTTAAATGGATACCCGTGGATAGTGGGTACATCCTATTTTTACCCACTCATTAATTAATGTGTAGGGCATGGGTATTGCAGATACCCACTATCCATTAAATAACTTCTTTGGTGTTATTTCTTTTTGGATAAAATTCTTTAATTCACTAATTACTTTTGTTGGGATGTATTTTACTAGGAAAAATTAGGTTCAAAGATTCAAAATTACACCATATATATACAGTATCATTcttatttctttgattttttttacaatacaaAATCTATTAAACTTAAAGAAATTAGGATAAAAACCGTGTGTTCTCCTCTAgagaattttcatttaaataatatgatGCAATCTGACTTCTAGTCTTGAAGTTTgctaaaaaaactatatatgatAACCTACAACTAGGCTAAGTAATTAAGGATATAATTACACAATTACAACTATACAATCATACAAGATATGCTGGTTTAAAAGGCCATTAAATCTGCATAAATAATGACAAATAATTTGTCTATCAATCTTATTGACATCCCCCCTCAAATTGATGTTGGTGAATCTACAAGCTTCAATTGGCTGACTAGGAAATTATGTCGTTGACGCGTCAAAGATTTGGTGAGAATGTCGGCTAGTTGAACAGATGTTGAGACATGAGACAGAGTGATAATTCTGTGATCATAGGCTTCCCTGATTGAATGGCAATTGACCTCTATGTGATTTGTTTTTTCATGGTATACAAGATTTGTTGCAATCTATATGGAAATTGTATTATCAGCATACAATGGAGTTGGTGTTGCTTGTGAATAACCAAGTTCTAAAAGAAGGTCTCGTAACCAAATAATCTGACAGCATGCAACAAACATGGACTGATATTCTGCTTCAGTAGAGGATTTAGAGATCGATTCTTGTTTCTTGCATTTCCAGGAGATAAGGGCATCTCCTAAAAACATACACCAACTAGTAGTAGACTTCCTTGTGTCGAGACATCCAGTCCAATCAGCATCACTGTAGGCTTGAAGTTGTATTGGTGCACCTACAGGAAAAAAGGGACCACGACTAGGAGTGGCAAACAAATATTCAATGATTCATTGTACTATTGTAAGATGAAAGTGTCTaggattttgcatgaatttacTGACTACATGGGCAGTAAAAGAGATATCAGGTCTTGTGATGGTTAGTAGATAAGACTTCCAACCAACTTTCTATATAAAGTTAGGTCTTGTAGGAGTTCACCTTCATCTCGTCTTAACTTGACATTATCTTCCATGGGAGTATCAACCGTAGTTATAGTGGTGAGACCAGCTATTGTGGAAAGTTGTATGCAGCAATTGTTAGATTGTAGTGATAGCCTCTTGATCTGTGCCAGCGATGATAATGTCATCTACATAAAAAAGGAGGATCACAATTCCTTTTGAGGTCCTTAGTAGAAAGAGAGATGGATCATAGCTACTTTGGATGAAGGAAAAGCCAAGTAGTGTTGCGCTAAACTTTTCAAACCACACTCTTGGTGCCTGTTTAATCCATACAAATAACGTTTTAGCTTGTAAACAGTATTAGGTAATGGTGAGGACATACCAGTAGGAAGTTTGAAGTAAACTTCTTCCTTGAGGTCACCATGAAGGAAGACATTTTTTACATCTAGCTGGTGAATTTTCTAAGATTCAGATGCAACAATGGCAATAATAGTCTTCACAGTAGTCATTTTAGCCACCGGTGCAAATGTCTCTTCATAGTCTAGGCCAAATTGTTGCTTATTTCCAAGAACAACCAATCTAGCCTTGTATCGATCTATTGATCCATCTGAACGCAACTTTATAGTGAATACAAATTTGCTGTTAACAAGTTTAATCGATGGAGGACATGGAACAGTGTCCCATGTCTAATTTTCCTCTAGTGCAAGAAGTTCAGTTTCTATAGCATCTTGCTAACATTTATGCTCCATTGCATTTTTATATGAAGAAGGAATAGGAACAAATGATAAAGTTGTTGTCAAAGATAAAGGTTCAGAAAAACCATACTTTTCTATTAGTTTACGAACATGAGTACTGCGACGTAAAGAGACTGGTTCTAGTTGGAGCGTTGAATCAGTAGCCAAAGAATGATCGGGAAGGAGCCTTAGAGGGATTGAAGGTTGAATTAGTGGAACAATTAGATGTCTTTGGTAAACCATGAAAAGAGGGTGAGTTTGTTCTTCTGCAAAATTATTAGGAAACAATGGCAAAATAAATTTCGATGTAGAAAAGTGAGTGTCTTGGTtagtagtaaaaaaatattcatcttcTTGAAAAATGACATTTCTAGAAACCCGAATCCTATGTAAATGAGGACCATAGCATATAAAACCTTTCTGATGGGTTGAGTAACCAAGAAAAGTACATTTAAcatattgagttgtgagtttgGTGCATTTTAGTGGCTGAAGATGAACATAACAGACACAACCAAAGGTGTGAAGAGTGAAATAATTGGGTGTCTTACCAAATAACCTTAAGAAAGAGGAATCATTGTTTTAAGACTTGAGAAAACAACCGATTAATAAGGTGGACAACAGTTGAAAAAGCTTCACACAAAAAATGGGAGGGCACAAAAAGGAGTCCAACATTAAGGTACGGACAACATCAAGAAGGACAAGACCTTTGAGATGTATATTCCCCCCATTGTCAAAACGCagagttttaatttttgatgaaaATTGAGTTTGAACATAGGCATGAAAGAATTTGAATGCAGAGAATACTTCAGCTTTAGAACGCAAAAAGTAGACCCATGTAAAACAACTATAGTCGTCattaaaagtgataaaatacTTGTAATGTGCATGATATATATTACAGGTGCAATCCCCATAAATCACTGTGAATTATGTCAAAAGGTTGATTTACATTTGATTGATGAACTAGAAATGGTAGAATTTTACTTTTACCAAGTTTACAAGAATTTCAATCAAATTGAACAACACTAAAAGATGGGGAATCTTTATTGCCAAGAACTCTGGATTTCATCAGTTCATGAAGTACATTGGAATTTGGGTGACTAAGACGCTTATGTCATAATTGGAAATTATCAGCTGCAGaattacaagaaataaaagagaaaaaaaaaacatggtgaCAATGATGAATAAAGAGGAAAAAGACGTTCAACTTTAGGCCCCTTCACGATCATCTTCCCTGAGTGTTGATCCTGCACAAGACAACCAGATTTTGAGAATTCAACTCTATAATCATTATCAACTAATTGACCAACTGAAATAAGGTTACTGGTGAGATCAAGGGAAACATCAACATTGGTAAAAGATGAGGAAATATCACCAATTTTTGTAATAGGTAAATCGTTTCCATCTGTAGTGTGTATTTGCAAATTACCAGAGTAATTTGTGACATTGGTAAGTGCATCAACATTGTTGGTCATATGATTGGATGCGCTAGAATCAAAATACCAACGAGAGTTGGGTAAAGAAGCTTTAACTGAAAGACCCAAAGCAGAAAATGTCGAAATGATCATTTGTTGAACCATTTCAGGGGTTAAAGTTGACACAAAAGCAAGCGGATTCTAATCCCCATAAACAAGAGTAGTAGAAGAGCCATCAGTTGCAGTGAAGGCTATTGCATTTCTTCGTGGTGGTTTGATTTGACATTCTTTTATGATATGACCTTCTTTTTTGCAATAATTGCAGAAATATTTAGGACAACGAGATGCAAAATGTTCATGGCCTTTGCAGCAAAAACATTGGACAGTACTCATGTCACATCCTCGAGGTTTGCCTTGTACTGCATATGCCACACGAAGGGATGCGGATTTATGTTGTTCCATGATTTTCTAAGTGAGGAGACGTTGTTCTTCACAAAGTAGTTCATTTAGGCATTCATCCAAGGAGGGGACAATATCTCTATTCATTAGGTTGGTTCAAATGCCCTCAAATTcaaatctcaatttcataagaaATTGATCTTGTTTTGTGGTGTCATGAACGTTTTGGATTGCAATTTTTCATTTAGTTGACAAATCTTTGTAGACAATGACAGTATATTCAGTCCAAAGATgcatgaaatgagaataaaaatcaaaaattgAGAGACTATCCTattgaaaaatggaaatttCATGTTTAAGCTGGAACCTGCGAGTAATGTTGTTTTGGTTATAAATTTTCTTCAGGTAGTCCTACATCTTTGCTACAGTGGTGAAGGGTCTGAGATTGAGGTCGATATTAGGCTCGATAGAGCCCATGAtccaagtcatgacatatgcATCTTTATCCTCCCATTTGGCATGTGCCTCCTTATGCGTAGTTTTGTCAGGAGCAAAATCAGTTTTGTCAACATGACCTCAAAGCTCCTTGCCTTTGACAAAGATCTGGAATTGGAATGCCCATGTGGAGTAGTTCTTTCCATTAAGATGAACAAAGAGGACATCATATTTTTCAGTAGACATGAtgctgagaaaaaaaatcataggagGAGAAAAAACAAGAAACTCGAGAAATCAAGAACAGTACCATGTGAACAACACTGCATGAACATTGTCTTGATATGAATAGTATCGCGTGAACAATACTACAACATGAACAATACCGTGCGTGAACAGTAGACTGGGAACTCGAAGACTGGGAgtgcaaagaagaagaagaaactagGTTGGGATCAAAACCTAGACTGATACCATGTTAAACTCAGAGAAATTAGGATGAAAACTATGTACTCTCCTCTGGAGAATTctcatttaaataatatgatacAATATGATTTCTAGCCTTGAAGTTtgctaaaaaaaactatatatggtAACCTATAGTCGGGCTAAGTAATTAAGGATATAATTACACAATTACAACTATACAATCATACAAGATATGTTGGTTTAAAGGGCCAATAAATCTGCACAAATAATGACAAATAATTTGTCTATCAATCTTATTGACAAAATGTGATTTCCTTAAAAATCCACAACATTCTTTTCACTTAAAAATCTTCAAacacaacattttgaaaatagtataattttatttccaaatttaatttatagcaAATAAAGGGTCAATTTGATAAAAtgtcttttaaaataatcaccttttaaaaaaatgttttttttatttgaagtatCCATGAATACGCGTAGGCTTAAAAAATCCATGGATAATTTTCAAACGGATACTTGATAGGTATGGGACACGAATTTTCCCCAGCTGGGTGGGTAGCGGAAAGTTACTATCCGTGCCCGACCCAACATGTTGCCATCTCTATTTGCAACGaatcaaattgaaaaagaagCCTATCAACCAATGACTGTAGGACATGTCGAACACTTCcattagctttttttttataagctaaaGTTTAGTTGAGTCGGGTCCTATGAGCTCACCAGGACAAGCTTAAAAACATATAGAGAGATATTTACGGATTATCCACTAGCAAAGTTTTCACATCGGTGACAAGAATTAAACTCACATCCTTATGAAATATGGGTTCATATTTTATCAACTAGATCAACCTTTGTTGACCTCTCAACCTCTCATCAACTTCTAGCCAAAccatttgtaattttgttttgtttgaaggAAGTCAAACCATTTGTAACTAATCTATATATGAAACTTTTCATTCAATGTGAGAAAGAAGCCTATCATTATTAGAGGATTTTCGTGAAAGCTTtgctatattaaaatatttatgagatCAATTAATAGAAGAACAATGTCAATCTGCGATTAATTCAGCAGGTAATCGTAGTATAATGGCAATTGATTTCAACTTGTTGGTACCTGCATTATGAGTGTAATCTAAATCCATTAAGTAAGTCTGAATTAAGatatgaataatatttattcaCAAATATTTATGAGTATAGAtacatatatttgaatattatagTACTCATGCTATTACCACGATATGTTTGTTATGTTTTTATGATTAAGACATGAAAGATctttaatttacatatttttacttgaattaaatttaaaatatttcatttataatttatttgattattaaaattagaattaataaaaaagggTTTTACTCCATGATGTAACAACTAACCACTATCAGACAAGCATGGATAGCTAATGTTCTTGTACAAATTTCTATAACGTCAAGTGTATATTCAATGGCTTTAAaatctatataccaaatcactttaatttttttgtttttgtttgacaGACCTATCAAATCACTTTCTACTTGTATCTTCTCTTCACAAAGTCTTCCAAGTATATGAACAGAGCTTTTCTGAGTGTATTTACATCTGTAGTACGTAACTTGTTTCATTAACTTACAGTAACGGTACGTGTCATTAACATATTGTTAACCAAActgcaaaaataatatttgaatcaattttttagCCAAATTGCAATAAGAATATATTCTTTCCCACGATACAATCACATGtagattatatttatattaaaaatgcaaACTATTTTGCATCcttatgtttttatgtattgTTCGTCCTTTCTTAATTGTTAAAGTTTATGAGTTTATGGCACCTGCAAGTGCAggctatatttaatttaatttaaaaataaaactgaaccTAAATCGATTCCACCCCTAAATATAACTTGTAAATggattattaacaaataaaagaattacACAAGAACTACGGAGAGAAATATACATTAAAGTGTAAAATGTTACAATATGATTATTTGCTATCTACCAGCATCTATGGACTTAGTACTCATGCTAATGGAAGACAAATACCCTAATGTTTCAACAGTTCCCATAGAAGACGTGACTTCTAAGAAACCTTCACTCAATCTACTGCTGCCAGAAACATCATGTCCCCAATCAGCAATATCAGGAAGAGGGTCATCAAAGTTCAAGTACCTTGTGACTTGTTTCATGGAAGGTCTATAATCTGCTCTATGTTGAGTGCAAAGTAGACCCAATTTCAGAACCAACTCAACTTCTTCCTCATCATAAAGTGAATCAAGCTTAGGATCAACCACCTCAAGAATTTGACCCAAATGGTAATTCTCAATAACCCACTCCACCAAGAAAAACTGATCCGAATCAAGAGGCCTCTTACCTGTGGCCACTTCAAGGAGCACAACCCCAAATGAATACACATCTGTGTTTGCACAAGCCTTTCCTGTGCGAGTTAACTCTGGTGCAATGTAACCAATAGTCCCAACCACACTTGTTGTGTGTGACACTTGACCATGGTTATAGAGCCTTGCAAGTCCAAAGTCACCTAAACGTGCATTCAAGTGTGCATCAATCAAAATGTTGCTAGTTTTCACATCTCTATGGATCACCACTTGCTCCCACTCTTCATGCAGGTACAATAGTCCAGCACTGATGTCTTTGAGAATGTTGAATCTTTGCCCCCAATTCAAAacaaagttattgttgttgttgggttTATATAGGACATAATCAAGACTTCCGTTTGGAATGAAATCATAGACTAAGAGTAGATCATTCTTTTTCTTGCACCAACCTTGAAGGTTCACCAAATTCTTGTGCCTTAACTTTCCCAAGCTTTCAATCTCAGCTGCAAATTCCCTCATTCCATGAAAAGGGCTTCTCACAATCCTCTTGACAGCAACCTCAGCTCCTGTGGAAGGCAACACACCTTTGTACACAGCACCAAAGCCTCCAACTCCAATGAGCTGGCTCTCTATGAACCCCTTTGTGGCTATGTGAAGATCTTTGTACCTAAACCTGTGAGGACAATCCATCTCCCAGTCCTCAAGAACCTCAAAATCCATGTATCTCCTATAACATGTTAGGCAAAACAGAATACACAAAAGGCAAAAAGTCAAACCAGACAAGATGCCAATTGCAACATTGACCCAAGGAAATGAGGTTGGTTCTTTCTCCTTTGGTGGTGGCTTTGGAAGGTTGGAAATGTTCAGTAGAGGGGCAACACCATTCACTACAAAACTCCATCCTAGAAGATAGTGAGAGCTTGTTTCTTGGCCTGTTGATGCTGAGAAACCAACATACATGCTTTCTTCCATAACATTGTAGAGATCAATGTTATGATTCATTATAATTGGTTTGCTTGGCCTTGGTAATGGCAAAGGAGCTATTGTTACATTCAGAGTTTTCTTTTCACCATCATATTCTATCCAAACTTGGACAGCATCAACCTTAGCCATTCTGAAATCTTCCTTTACATTATCAGTGCCCTCTTCAATGTATGCAGCTGGTTCAGTAATGATTGAGTCCATGCCATTGATGTTGACCCCAACATGGTTTCCTTCAGTGTCTGAGTCATCTTTGTAACCATTTACTGTGTCAAATTCAACTGCAAAAATGTGGTTTGAGTCATTCCCATCATTGGCGGAGTTGACAAGACCAAGATAATGGCCAGCCTCAGCCCCAGGAAACTGTGTTGAGGGTGCTATGGTGAAGGCAAGGCCAAAGCCACCAGAGCCAGAAATTGGGGAcacaattgaaaaaacaaaattggtGCTGAAGGAATAAGCATAGGGTTGGAGTGGAGGGTTTGTGTTGTTTTTGTTAAGCATTTGGAAGGGTGTGGCATAGAATGCATGGCCTACAATATTGGTTGATCTGTTGGTGAGTTTAAGCAAACGGCTGGTTTTGATGATGGAAGATCCTTGAAGATTGAGTTCACTGTTTTCATCGAATCCTTCAAAGATCACAGCCTTGGAGGCAACTTGGTGTAAGAGAGAGAGGAATAGGAGGAAGACAAGAAGAGTTGGAGAAGCCATAAGAGGTATAGGCATTGGTTGATAGCAAGTGAATCAATTGTGGGGGCCTTTAAGTACGAACGGGTTAAAGCCAAGAACATGCAAGgaaaatcttttatatatatgatggCATATTAACATGTGAATGTGTGAGTGGAATGCACTGCAAATGATCAAACAAGTCTAAAAGGCAAAGTAATTATTTTCagattttctataaaaatatattcttcacattttttacaaaacttagatgcagtttttaagtatttttagtagtattgttttttaattaaaattggagTTTCACTTTGATAAACATTTAATGTAAACTTATATAACGTAAATTAGTGAAGCAAAActctaattttaaattcaaaataataccaaaaatctcttttttgttatttataaacacataattaagttcctatatatatatatatatatatatatatatatatatatatatatatatatatatatatatatatatatatatatgttgcggATTTTAATCAAGTTTCTTATGTAAAAACTCAATTgatcatgaaaaaatattataaatttgatccTTGTCATCATGATGTCATCTCTAACGATCATATGATAATCATTAATTCTTTACAGATTTTTAATTTGGTCTATGTACGTGCATTGTATTCTTAATTTGGTCTTTATAAGTAGAGTGCATTCTTAATTTTATGGAGTTCGCTACAAGGCACAAAagattcatgataaaaaaaaagagtaaaaggaAAAAGTGGAGAGTGAGAGAGAAATATCTCTTTGTATTGATTTGTTATATGCTAAAATGAGCATAGTTAGTTACATTTAGTAGgtgttttcttatttataatagTTGTGGGTAACTCCCCTGGctacatgttgagttcttatTCGCATTGGGGTTCCCTTACCCTAGGTCGAGTTATAACGGTCGTACGTTTCTACTGTTACAGGCGTTACATGCATGCCTTAGGCGGGTTTTATCTGAATTACTAGTCCAGGATGGATTTACACTCAAATAATTATCTCCAAGTCGATATTGCTTTGAAGAAACAATATCAActttacaaa
Encoded proteins:
- the LOC114395967 gene encoding lectin-domain containing receptor kinase VI.3-like, which encodes MPIPLMASPTLLVFLLFLSLLHQVASKAVIFEGFDENSELNLQGSSIIKTSRLLKLTNRSTNIVGHAFYATPFQMLNKNNTNPPLQPYAYSFSTNFVFSIVSPISGSGGFGLAFTIAPSTQFPGAEAGHYLGLVNSANDGNDSNHIFAVEFDTVNGYKDDSDTEGNHVGVNINGMDSIITEPAAYIEEGTDNVKEDFRMAKVDAVQVWIEYDGEKKTLNVTIAPLPLPRPSKPIIMNHNIDLYNVMEESMYVGFSASTGQETSSHYLLGWSFVVNGVAPLLNISNLPKPPPKEKEPTSFPWVNVAIGILSGLTFCLLCILFCLTCYRRYMDFEVLEDWEMDCPHRFRYKDLHIATKGFIESQLIGVGGFGAVYKGVLPSTGAEVAVKRIVRSPFHGMREFAAEIESLGKLRHKNLVNLQGWCKKKNDLLLVYDFIPNGSLDYVLYKPNNNNNFVLNWGQRFNILKDISAGLLYLHEEWEQVVIHRDVKTSNILIDAHLNARLGDFGLARLYNHGQVSHTTSVVGTIGYIAPELTRTGKACANTDVYSFGVVLLEVATGKRPLDSDQFFLVEWVIENYHLGQILEVVDPKLDSLYDEEEVELVLKLGLLCTQHRADYRPSMKQVTRYLNFDDPLPDIADWGHDVSGSSRLSEGFLEVTSSMGTVETLGYLSSISMSTKSIDAGR